A single Lactuca sativa cultivar Salinas chromosome 8, Lsat_Salinas_v11, whole genome shotgun sequence DNA region contains:
- the LOC111911775 gene encoding CBBY-like protein translates to MLQLQLQRYESMRLLAIEIAPLRTVLVSTVIPGAGSGGGRNIKSIVKSHNRNFAQGLVTSGRIPSYNCCRKSKQRHSRVNAANASSGSGSDDPSNSTRQLAVLLEVEGVLMDVYRMGNREAFNLAFKKLGLDCANWTEPIYLDLVRKSFGGEEEMLTLYFNKIGWPTSLPTNEKGSFMKSVLREKQKALEDLVMSKSLPLRPGAEDFIDDAHKEGVPVVVLAAYSKSGENIAKPIIERLGKDRMSKIKIVGKMEVEESFYGQLVLGKGVSSSLDEKLISEARKAAAIEKQKIAKEVASALKLSVDIDTTSSESVKKIVAALRAGAEYAEVGVPDCVLVAGSLPGVTAAEQIGMPCVVLRSRLTSRAEFPSADAILDSFGAPDLTISRLRQLRSSS, encoded by the exons ATGCTGCAACTGCAACTGCAAAGATACGAAAGTATGCGGCTACTGGCCATAGAAATCGCACCTCTACGTACGGTTCTTGTTTCAACCGTCATTCCCGGCGCCGGCTCCGGCGGTGGTAGAAATATCAAAAGCATTGTCAAGTCACACAACCGCAATTTTGCCCAAGGTCTTGTTACTTCAGGTCGCATTCCTTCCTATAATTGTTGCCGCAAAAGCAAGCAGCGGCATTCTAGGGTTAATGCTGCAAATGCCTCCTCCGGCAGCGGTTCTGATGATCCGAGCAACTCAACTAGACAGCTGGCTGTTCTTCTCGAAGTTGAAGG GGTCCTCATGGATGTATATCGCATGGGCAATCGTGAAGCCTTCAATTTAG CATTTAAGaaattgggattggattgtgcaAATTGGACAGAACCAATCTACTTAGATCTTGTAAG gaagagctttggtggtGAGGAGGAAATGCTAACTTTGTACTTCAATAAG ATAGGTTGGCCTACTTCACTCCCCACTAATGAGAAGGGAAGTTTCATGAAAAGTGTTCTGCGAGAAAAG CAAAAAGCATTGGAAGATCTTGTGATGTCAAAATCTTTGCCTTTGAGACCTGGTGCTGAAGA CTTTATTGATGATGCACATAAAGAAGGTGTTCCTGTTGTTGTACTAGCTGCCTACAGTAAAAGTGGTGAAAATATAGCAAA GCCAATTATCGAAAGGCTTGGCAAAGATAGGATgtcaaaaattaaaattgttGGGAAGATGGAGGTGGAGGAAAGTTTTTATGGACAGCTTGTATTGGGTAAAGGAGTTTCTTCAAGTTTGGATGAGAAATTAATTAGTGAAGCAAGAAAAGCAg CTGCTATTGAGAAGCAAAAAATTGCTAAAGAGGTTGCATCAGCTCTGAAATTGAGTGTTGACATTGATACAACTTCAAGTGAAAG TGTAAAGAAAATTGTGGCTGCACTTAGAGCAGGAGCTGAATATGCAGAAGTAGGTGTTCCTGATTGTGTTCTTGTTGCTGGAAGTCTTCCTGGGGTGACTGCAGCTGAGCAAATTGGCATGCCATGTGTTGTTCTTCGCAGCAG attGACATCGAGGGCTGAGTTTCCTTCAGCAGATGCAATATTGGATAGTTTTGGTGCTCCGGATTTGACAATATCAAGATTACGACAACTCAGATCTTCTTCATAA
- the LOC111911774 gene encoding protein ZINC INDUCED FACILITATOR-LIKE 1 isoform X1, translated as MTNNSELKKELLEQVYHENCPGCKVDRQKRMQKGLPIKELIFIWIVVLCVALPISSLFPFLYFMIKDFNIAEKEEDISYYAGFVGSAYMIGRAMTSVFWGVVADRYGRKPVILLGTSTVVIFNTLFGFSVNYWMAIATRFLLGFLNGLLGPIKAYACELFPEEHQALGLSAISTSWGIGLIIGPALGGYLAQPAEKFPALVSSDSLFGRFPYLLPCLCISIFALFVTIAAFWLPETLHFHKKDELESASYETEGKSNEGKDSSLGSLLKNWPLMSSIIVYCVFSLHDMAYSEIFSLWAVSPKSLGGLNYTTEDVGTVLSVTGVGLLVFQFTLYPIMERIFGPIVVARIAGVVSIPLLTSYPFIAMLTGFALSLTLNCASIIKNVLSVSIITGTFMLQNKAVDQHQRGAANGIAMTMQSICKAIGPACGGALLSWSQQRKNAAFLPGDQMIFFILNIIEAIGVILTFKPFLITHHY; from the exons ATGACGAACAACAGTGAGCTAAAAAAGGAGCTTTTGGAGCAAGTTTACCATGAAAACTGCCCGGGTTGTAAAGTGGATCGTCAAAAACGGATGCAAAAGGGGTTACCCATTAAGGAGCTCATTTTTATTTGGATCGTGGTCTTATGTGTTG CACTCCCAATATCATCTCTCTTTCCATTTCTTTATTTCATG ATAAAGGATTTCAACATTGCGGAGAAAGAGGAGGACATTAGTTACTATGCAGGTTTTGTTG GGTCTGCATATATGATTGGAAGGGCAATGACATCTGTGTTTTGGGGAGTGGTGGCTGATAGATATGGTCGCAAACCAGTTATTCTTTTGGGCACATCAACAGT GGTTATTTTCAACACACTTTTTGGTTTTAGTGTAAATTATTGGATGGCTATTGCTACAAGGTTTCTTCTTGGATTTTTAAATGGGCTACTTGGACCAATAAAG GCATATGCATGTGAACTTTTCCCTGAGGAACATCAAGCCTTGGGATTGTCAGCT ATTAGTACATCATGGGGAATAGGACTCATCATTGGCCCAGCTTTGGGAGGTTACCTTGCACAG cCTGCAGAGAAATTTCCTGCTCTAGTATCTTCGGATTCTCTATTTGGGAG ATTTCCATACTTATTGCCTTGCCTTTGTATCTCCATTTTTGCACTTTTTGTGACCATTGCTGCATTTTGGCTTCCG GAAACAttacattttcataaaaaagaCGAGTTGGAGTCTGCTTCATATGAAACTGAGGGAAAGTCAAATGAAGGAAAAGATTCAAGTTTAGGAAGCCTCCTGAAAAACTGGCCACTAATGTCTTCTATTATTGTCTACTGTGTTTTTTCACTTCATGACATGGCTTACTCAGAG ATTTTCTCATTGTGGGCTGTGAGCCCTAAGAGTTTGGGGGGATTGAATTATACTACTGAGGATGTTGGGACAGTTTTATCTGTTACAG GGGTTGGACTTCTTGTCTTCCAATTCACATTGTATCCAATTATGGAGAGGATATTTGGCCCCATAGTAGTAGCTCGTATTGCAGGA GTTGTGTCTATACCACTACTCACAAGTTATCCATTCATAGCCATGTTGACTGGATTTGCTCTCTCGTTGACTTTAAATTGTGCATCCATTATAAAGAATGTTTTATCT GTATCTATCATAACAGGGACATTCATGCTGCAAAATAAAGCTGTG gATCAACACCAAAGAGGTGCAGCGAATGGTATAGCCATGACTATGCAGTCAATTTGCAAAGCCATTGGTCCAGCTTGTGGAGGAGCACT atTGTCGTGGTCCCAACAAAGAAAAAATGCAGCATTTCTTCCTG GTGACCAAATGATATTTTTCATTTTGAATATAATCGAAGCAATTGGAGTTATATTGACGTTTAAACCGTTTTTGATCACACACCATTACTAG
- the LOC111911774 gene encoding protein ZINC INDUCED FACILITATOR-LIKE 1 isoform X2, translating to MGGKEFKKPLLNKVYYEKCPGCNVDQYKELHTGLPIKEVVYIWIVVLCVALPISSLFPFLYFMIKDFNIAEKEEDISYYAGFVGSAYMIGRAMTSVFWGVVADRYGRKPVILLGTSTVVIFNTLFGFSVNYWMAIATRFLLGFLNGLLGPIKAYACELFPEEHQALGLSAISTSWGIGLIIGPALGGYLAQPAEKFPALVSSDSLFGRFPYLLPCLCISIFALFVTIAAFWLPETLHFHKKDELESASYETEGKSNEGKDSSLGSLLKNWPLMSSIIVYCVFSLHDMAYSEIFSLWAVSPKSLGGLNYTTEDVGTVLSVTGVGLLVFQFTLYPIMERIFGPIVVARIAGVVSIPLLTSYPFIAMLTGFALSLTLNCASIIKNVLSVSIITGTFMLQNKAVDQHQRGAANGIAMTMQSICKAIGPACGGALLSWSQQRKNAAFLPGDQMIFFILNIIEAIGVILTFKPFLITHHY from the exons ATGGGTGGGAAGGAGTTTAAGAAGCCATTATTGAATAAGGTATATTATGAAAAGTGCCCTGGTTGTAATGTGGATCAGTATAAAGAGCTGCATACCGGGTTACCAATAAAGGAAGTGGTATATATATGGATTGTAGTGCTCTGTGTTG CACTCCCAATATCATCTCTCTTTCCATTTCTTTATTTCATG ATAAAGGATTTCAACATTGCGGAGAAAGAGGAGGACATTAGTTACTATGCAGGTTTTGTTG GGTCTGCATATATGATTGGAAGGGCAATGACATCTGTGTTTTGGGGAGTGGTGGCTGATAGATATGGTCGCAAACCAGTTATTCTTTTGGGCACATCAACAGT GGTTATTTTCAACACACTTTTTGGTTTTAGTGTAAATTATTGGATGGCTATTGCTACAAGGTTTCTTCTTGGATTTTTAAATGGGCTACTTGGACCAATAAAG GCATATGCATGTGAACTTTTCCCTGAGGAACATCAAGCCTTGGGATTGTCAGCT ATTAGTACATCATGGGGAATAGGACTCATCATTGGCCCAGCTTTGGGAGGTTACCTTGCACAG cCTGCAGAGAAATTTCCTGCTCTAGTATCTTCGGATTCTCTATTTGGGAG ATTTCCATACTTATTGCCTTGCCTTTGTATCTCCATTTTTGCACTTTTTGTGACCATTGCTGCATTTTGGCTTCCG GAAACAttacattttcataaaaaagaCGAGTTGGAGTCTGCTTCATATGAAACTGAGGGAAAGTCAAATGAAGGAAAAGATTCAAGTTTAGGAAGCCTCCTGAAAAACTGGCCACTAATGTCTTCTATTATTGTCTACTGTGTTTTTTCACTTCATGACATGGCTTACTCAGAG ATTTTCTCATTGTGGGCTGTGAGCCCTAAGAGTTTGGGGGGATTGAATTATACTACTGAGGATGTTGGGACAGTTTTATCTGTTACAG GGGTTGGACTTCTTGTCTTCCAATTCACATTGTATCCAATTATGGAGAGGATATTTGGCCCCATAGTAGTAGCTCGTATTGCAGGA GTTGTGTCTATACCACTACTCACAAGTTATCCATTCATAGCCATGTTGACTGGATTTGCTCTCTCGTTGACTTTAAATTGTGCATCCATTATAAAGAATGTTTTATCT GTATCTATCATAACAGGGACATTCATGCTGCAAAATAAAGCTGTG gATCAACACCAAAGAGGTGCAGCGAATGGTATAGCCATGACTATGCAGTCAATTTGCAAAGCCATTGGTCCAGCTTGTGGAGGAGCACT atTGTCGTGGTCCCAACAAAGAAAAAATGCAGCATTTCTTCCTG GTGACCAAATGATATTTTTCATTTTGAATATAATCGAAGCAATTGGAGTTATATTGACGTTTAAACCGTTTTTGATCACACACCATTACTAG
- the LOC111911774 gene encoding protein ZINC INDUCED FACILITATOR-LIKE 1 isoform X3, with product MGGNEFKKPLLNKVFYKNCPGCNVDQYKELQTGYPIKEVLCIWFLVLSTALPISSLFPFLYFMIKDFNIAEKEEDISYYAGFVGSAYMIGRAMTSVFWGVVADRYGRKPVILLGTSTVVIFNTLFGFSVNYWMAIATRFLLGFLNGLLGPIKAYACELFPEEHQALGLSAISTSWGIGLIIGPALGGYLAQPAEKFPALVSSDSLFGRFPYLLPCLCISIFALFVTIAAFWLPETLHFHKKDELESASYETEGKSNEGKDSSLGSLLKNWPLMSSIIVYCVFSLHDMAYSEIFSLWAVSPKSLGGLNYTTEDVGTVLSVTGVGLLVFQFTLYPIMERIFGPIVVARIAGVVSIPLLTSYPFIAMLTGFALSLTLNCASIIKNVLSVSIITGTFMLQNKAVDQHQRGAANGIAMTMQSICKAIGPACGGALLSWSQQRKNAAFLPGDQMIFFILNIIEAIGVILTFKPFLITHHY from the exons ATGGGTGGCAATGAATTTAAGAAGCCACTTTTGAACAAGGTATTCTATAAAAACTGTCCTGGTTGTAATGTGGATCAGTACAAAGAGCTGCAAACAGGGTATCCGATAAAGGAAGTGTTATGTATATGGTTCCTTGTGCTCTCTACTG CACTCCCAATATCATCTCTCTTTCCATTTCTTTATTTCATG ATAAAGGATTTCAACATTGCGGAGAAAGAGGAGGACATTAGTTACTATGCAGGTTTTGTTG GGTCTGCATATATGATTGGAAGGGCAATGACATCTGTGTTTTGGGGAGTGGTGGCTGATAGATATGGTCGCAAACCAGTTATTCTTTTGGGCACATCAACAGT GGTTATTTTCAACACACTTTTTGGTTTTAGTGTAAATTATTGGATGGCTATTGCTACAAGGTTTCTTCTTGGATTTTTAAATGGGCTACTTGGACCAATAAAG GCATATGCATGTGAACTTTTCCCTGAGGAACATCAAGCCTTGGGATTGTCAGCT ATTAGTACATCATGGGGAATAGGACTCATCATTGGCCCAGCTTTGGGAGGTTACCTTGCACAG cCTGCAGAGAAATTTCCTGCTCTAGTATCTTCGGATTCTCTATTTGGGAG ATTTCCATACTTATTGCCTTGCCTTTGTATCTCCATTTTTGCACTTTTTGTGACCATTGCTGCATTTTGGCTTCCG GAAACAttacattttcataaaaaagaCGAGTTGGAGTCTGCTTCATATGAAACTGAGGGAAAGTCAAATGAAGGAAAAGATTCAAGTTTAGGAAGCCTCCTGAAAAACTGGCCACTAATGTCTTCTATTATTGTCTACTGTGTTTTTTCACTTCATGACATGGCTTACTCAGAG ATTTTCTCATTGTGGGCTGTGAGCCCTAAGAGTTTGGGGGGATTGAATTATACTACTGAGGATGTTGGGACAGTTTTATCTGTTACAG GGGTTGGACTTCTTGTCTTCCAATTCACATTGTATCCAATTATGGAGAGGATATTTGGCCCCATAGTAGTAGCTCGTATTGCAGGA GTTGTGTCTATACCACTACTCACAAGTTATCCATTCATAGCCATGTTGACTGGATTTGCTCTCTCGTTGACTTTAAATTGTGCATCCATTATAAAGAATGTTTTATCT GTATCTATCATAACAGGGACATTCATGCTGCAAAATAAAGCTGTG gATCAACACCAAAGAGGTGCAGCGAATGGTATAGCCATGACTATGCAGTCAATTTGCAAAGCCATTGGTCCAGCTTGTGGAGGAGCACT atTGTCGTGGTCCCAACAAAGAAAAAATGCAGCATTTCTTCCTG GTGACCAAATGATATTTTTCATTTTGAATATAATCGAAGCAATTGGAGTTATATTGACGTTTAAACCGTTTTTGATCACACACCATTACTAG